AAGCCATCAAAGGCAAattccagtgtaaacgctgtCCCCACATGGAAAACTGGACTGACACACCTCTtgttgtcagacctgcagggtttaggactgtgctgttctcctctgtATTATATTggacacaaactatttttttggactggcacaaataatttttgtgccttcttatttgatgcagcacacctgattgttcagtaaatagttttaaattgtTATATAAAAAACGCCTGAGGGCTTGGCtgtatttttaggtaaatagtaccatataactttgttgttcgCAAAACTTGTGtataatttttagaaatgtacaatttctatttgcatttcaagttatgaaaatgattcgttaaacatgtttttttgaattttttgtctcgatttagatcaattgtgctaatatagtatggcaaaatgaaaaaataactcaaatttcagatatttgaggttatgctgaaaataatgataccaaacaaggcgaGATAAGCGGTTTTTAAAGGTGTAATATAGAGGcaaaatcaaaagtagtgaaaaacggccaattataccctggaccccagagggttaagatCATCTGGTCAATTACTTTTGGTCCAACCTAGGTCCCACCTGAAGACCAAGGGGGATTGTGCTGTTGTCTCAGCTGCACTGAACCTCTGGAATAGTCTTCCTGTTACTATTCGTGCCTCGGACTCTATTCAATCTTTCATAACACGGTTGAAAACAtacttatttaatttctttaatatCCCACTAACTAGTGCCCTTATTTCATCTATTTGAACCTTTTTACATTTGAACCTTCTTACTACATTTTGACTTTTTACTGCATTATTGCTGATTTTTGtagatattattttatatttatgaattgtctctctctcttacccGTGGCCTGACATCTATTTTATTTAGCCTATACTCCTGGTTTAATTAGTGCTTCCCATCTGTTAGTATTAGTagctgtcacggttctgggttgGTTCGACTCAGCATTTTGGAGTTGTTATGTTTTGGCTTTGAATAATGGATTATTCCTGTatactggtggtggtggtgatgattatgatgatgatagattattattagagttccatgtttctgtttatgtgtgtttcagGATTTTTGTCTCATGTTTAGCATTTAGGTTCCATGTGTTATAttcagtctgtctctcagtgtcaagtctgcgtctttgtgtaGTGAGGTCTTGTTTCCTGTTGTCTGCGTCTCTTGTGAATGTGTTCAATTTTACCTCTTGTCTCGTCTCGTTaattgctcccagctgtgtccaccacctgtgtgtaatctccctgtgtttctctgtgtgtatttaagtcgtgtcttctgttattgtagttgctggtctgtctgtgtgttcaccatgtctcacccgtgtgttctccctgctgtccatCGTCATTCTCCTCTACTCGTTCTCATTCTCGTTCAGGTTCATGCTCTGTGGTTTAGTTGTGTCCAGTATAGtttagtttgtctttgtttgccattttttccCTGTGATGTGTATTAAATAAACCACCGTCACACCTTTACAAGTGCCTGCAATTGGATCCTCCTTTATCATctccacacggctcactccactcgccgtgacagtagtagtgtttgctttttgtactttgttaatgttttataaCAATGTCTTGTTGGATTATTGTGAAACACTTGGGTATGcctttggttttaaatgtgctatataaataaaattgtattgtataaaagtaacttttatgttaacaacaaaaaagcatctGATGTCCCAGGACCAAAAGCTCAGTACCAAAGATTGGACcagaattaaattcaaaatcctgctcctcacatacaaggtcttaaataatcaggcccgatcttatcttaatgaccttgtagtaccatatcaccctattagagcacttcgctctcgctctgcaggcctacttgttgttcctagagtatttaaaagtagaatgggagggagagccttcagttttcaggcccctcttgtCACGGACCGCCGGGGCAGAccgtgtggagtgagtggaggACCCAAGAGCAAACAGAGGTGAGGACACAAAACCGGACTTAACAgaaggcgagcctttatttAGGGCCGAAAACTTAAGGAACAAGGCAGCAAAGCAACTGAGGGAAAACCTGAACATAGACTGGGAAAACTATGGCTAAACAAAGTACAAACTAGGACTAGTTAAGGCTGGGGAACTATGACAAGGGGTAGAGGagataacacagacgacgcgacgcagactacatgaaacacagagactaaatacacatgagggatgatcaggggaagtggccacacatgggatcacagctgacacacatgaacctaacgacaggacaggagggtgcaactgaatacactgacaatgAATACAGacttacaaagtaaaacaggaaacatggaaattAGACACGACaagaactaaacataaccacgcagacaGGACTCATGACCCAGGGAAACTTAGTACAGGGGAGATGACATAgctgacagcatgaacttgacagtacaagacacacagacataaacacacgaagggcaagggagacttaatgCAAGGGTAATATATACAAATGGCTGGACTACCTTAAagaacctaaacaaacaataaacatcaaaataggctaaacataacacactgggtcacacgacccaggaccatgacacctcttctgtggaaccagcttccagtttggattcaggagacagacactatctctactttcaagattaggcttcaaactttcctttttgctaaagcatatagttagggctggaccaggtgaccctgaatcctcccttagttatgctgcaataggtgtaggctgccggggattcccatgatgcattgagtagttcttcttttctcactttgtgttaacagacctctctgcactgaatcacacTTAtcattaacctctgtctctcttccacagcatgtctttatcctgtcttccttctctcaccaatataaagcaccttaaggtGATTGCTGCTGTGAGTTTGcgatatgtaaataaaataaaattgaactgactCAAGTGCAGGAACCCAGAGCAGTGACAGCgaaatgttttacattgtttatttgttaaacTCAAAACTTCAAAGTGTGACAGGGACAAAggcaacaaaacacagaacatgacGTTGCAAGGCCTAGTTTACAGGCTAGGTAGACATGGATTTAAAAGGGGGAATTGGGCCAGAGATGCAGACTGGACCGTGGCAGTTAAGCAgtcacactgaggagagaggaCAGCGGAGTTAGCTAGGTagtgaatagaatagaacagaatagaataacttttattgtcactgttacaagaacaatgaaaggctATTTGGCATTTCTCCATGTGTGTGAAGTACACAATAGCTTAAGTATTTACACAATAACaaacaaatttacatttactgAAGAAAGATATGTACAAGTTATACATACACCTGCAAACATACGGATACACccatacaaacatacacacacatacatacatacatatatgtatatatacacatgtatgtctgtgtacatacatacacacatatttcCACATAAACacttacatatatatacatacacatacatgccATCTGAGGAGCAGGTGCATTGAGAGGTGCAGTGTGATCAGTGATATTGCACAttgagtggggggggggggggggtgctgttGGGACTATACTAAATAAGGttataataaaaacagtttaaagaggTAGGAATGTTGGTTGCATTGAAGTATAAATAGAAATCCGATTCATAAATAAGGTGTAATGTCCATGAGTGTTGGCAGTGCAGTTATCATCCAATCAGGGTGCAGGTAGGGCATGTCTGACAGCCTGTGGGTAGAAGCTTCTGTTGAGTCTTTGACCTGTTGGACCTGTAGCGTTTACGAGAGGGAAGGGGGGAAAGTGAGTGTCCAGGGTGCGaggggtctttgatgatgatgctggcTTCCTGCTGAAGTCTGCCACTATAGATGTCTCTGAGGGGGGTTAGTGAAGTGCCGATTGGCCGCTCTGCTGCCCTCACCACCCGCTGCAGTTTCCTCTCATCCTCCACTGCGCACTTAGGAGCCTGATAGAAAATTCCAGCCGCACACCCTGACTAATTATCATGAAGGTCCTCCAAAGTAGCTGTGATCTGACATTCAGTGACACGTGACCATTGGGATCCATGTGGTGTCTAGCACCAGGATATTGATAGCAGATCTATCCTGTTCTATTTGCTGAAGTGTGGTGCTTTTCTGAGGAATGTTCCAGCTTAAGACCTTGGgctctttttgtgtttctcaaGGTTTTCCTGGACAGGTAAGGTTTATGAATCAattaaaatgccatttttgaTCCAGTTTAAAAATAAGCAGTTCCATGTTATGCAATCACGACATCCAAAAATGAATGAGGTCAGATGGGAAAAATAGGAGGACGGACATTAGTGTGATGCACAGGAGAAAAAAGGGGCTCGGTCACGAAGCTGTTTGTGCTCAAGAGCCTCACTTGTCTTGGTTTTCTTGTACTTTATATTATTAACATCACATTTTGACTTATTCGCAGAGGGAAAAAATATCAGAGAATGAGTTACGTCAGAAGGCAATTGTGGGAGGAAGGGTGGTGATACAAAAAAGGGGCTCAGTCACAAAGCTGTTTGTGCTGAACAGCCACTGCTGTCTTTCTCTAACAATGGAAGAAACTGAACTCTGCTTTCCACAACTATTCAACTCCTCTTGTGTGCGGCAAAAGCATTCACAAATTGAGGCTGTGTTTATTTACACTCCACTGTCTTCCATCTCTGTGCTTACTACAATTCTGAACCTGCTTGTGATCATCTCCATCGCTCACTTCAAGTACTGACATATTTAAATTAGAGACTTTTTTTTAGtgttaaaaaatcatttttgcttGTGAAGTTTCTTTTTATATGATGCTTTTGTCTTTTCCTCATAGTTCTAATGTTTTAACTGTTATACTAGCGATGCTATTACCAATGTAATGCTTTATTTTAATCCAGGCAGCTGCACACCCCAAccaacctcctcctcctctctctggcCATCTCAGATTTCTTCGTGGGCCTCATCATGGCTTGTCAGATTAGCCTCCTAGATGGCTGCTGGTTTCTTGGTGACCACATGTGTGCTCTGTATAGCAGTTTAGATTACATTGCTACTTCTGCTTCAGTAGGAACTATGGTACTCATATCAGCTGACCGCTATGTAGCCATTTGTGACCCTCTGCATTATCCCACCAAAATCACTATAAAAAGAGTCTCAGTCTCTATTTGTACTTGCTGGGCTTGTTCAATTCTGTATAACAGTCTTATCATGAAGGATAATTTGAAGCAGCCAGGGAGGTATAATTCTTGTTCTGGTGATTGTGTAGTTGTCATTGATTACTTTGTGGGaatttttgactttgttttgacCTTTGTCGGCCCTGTGATTGTCATCATAGTTCTGTATCTAAGAGTATTTGCGGTGGCTGTGTCTCAGGCTCGGGCAATGCGCTCTCATATCACTGCTCTCAGACTCCAGGGGTCAGAGACGGTGCATGCTAAGAAATCTGAGCTGAAAGCTGCCAGGACTCTCGGTGTACTTGTTATTGCCTTTCTGATATgtcttttcccatttttctgTTCCTCAATGGTAGGCCAGAATAGTTTCTTTGATATTAGATCTGTACCTTTTGAGCGCTTGCTGTTCTATTTTAACTCTTGTCTGAACCCATTAATCTACACTTTTTGCTACCCCTGGTTTCTGAAATCTATCAAGCTCATTGTGACATTTAAGATATTTAGGCATGGCTCCAGTGAGGCCAGTATACTATAGGGAAAAGTGATGTTATCACTGACACGGTGAAAAAAGATAAATTATGATTAATTTACACTAAGTACAATTCCAGAAGTCTGATAAAATGgatttgtttacattgtttcCATTATTAATGTACTAGTCCTCTGGTCCACAATGACAaaattctgtgttttgtccATAATTTAAATGATTGTAAATCCATCAAAATTAAATTGGAATGCACAAACAATTTCTGAGAATTGTACATGGTACTCTAATTTATCTGCAGCCTACAGATGAGACAAAAAATGTTGGTCttagtaaataaatacatacagtggggcaaaaaagtatttagtcagccaccgattgtgcaagttcccccacctaaaatgatgacagaggtcagtaatttgcaccagaggtacacttcaaccgtgagagacagaatgtgaaaaaaaaatccatgaatccacatggtaggatttgtaaagaatttattcgtaaatcagggtggaaaataagtatttggtcaataacaaaaatacaactcaatactttgtaacataacctttgttggcaataacagaggtcaaacgtttactataggtctttaccaggtttgcacacacagtagctggtattttggcccattcctccatgcagatcttctcgagagcagtgatgttttggggctgtcgccgagcaacacggactttcaacccccgccacagattttctatggggttgaggtctggagactggctaggccactccaggactttcaaatgcttcttacggagccactcctttgttgcccgggcggtgtgttttggatcattgtcatgttggaagacccagcctcgtttcatcttcaaagttctcactgatggaaggaggttttggctcaaaatctcacgatacatggccccattcattctgtccttaacacggatcagtcgtcctgtccccttggcagaaaaacagccccatagcatgatgtttccacccccatgcttcacagtaggtatggtgttcttgggatgcaactcagtattcttcttcctccaaacacgacgagttgagtttataccaaaaagttctactttggtttcatctgaccacatgacattctcccaatcctctgctgtatcatccatgtgctctctggcaaacttcagacgggcctggacatgcactggcttcagcagcggaacacgtctggcactgcaggatttgattccctgccgttgtagtgtgttactgatggtgacctttgttactttggtcccagctctctgcaggtcattcaccaggtccccccgtgtggttctgggatctttgctcaccgttctcatgatcattttgaccccacgggatgagatcttgcgtggagccccagatcgagggagattatcagtggtcttgtatgtcttccattttctgatgattgctcccacagttgattttttcacaccaagctgcttgcctattgtagattcactcttcccagtctggtgcaggtctacaatacttttcctggtgtccttcgaaagctctttggtcttggccatggcggagtttggagtctgactgtttgaggctgtggacaggtgtcttttatacagatgatgagttcaaacaggtgccattcatacaggtaacgagtgggggacagaaaagcttcttacagaagacgttacaggtctgtgagagccagagattttccttgtttgaggtgaccaaatacttattttccaccctaatttacgaataaattctttacaaatcctaccatgtggattcatggatttttttttcacattctgtctctcacggttgaagtgtacctctggtgcaaattactgacctctgtcatcattttaagtgggggaacttgcacaatcggtggctgactaaatacttttttgccccactgtatatgaatAGTCATTCTTATTCTACCAGTGAAATTCACACatttagtaagtaagtaagtaaaattttatttatatagcacatttctagatagaaatcacaaagtgctttacaagataTAATagattataaaaacaaacaaacaaacaagatacaaacaaagttagcaaaaagcagttttaaaaagatgtgtttttagctgttttttaaaagtaatcaatgAATCAGCGGATCGTAAGTCCTGAGGAAGGGAATTCCACAGTCTGGCGGCCACAGTAGCGAAAGCTCTATCACCCCTAGTTTTCAGTCTCGTATACTGAGTGACAAGTAGGCCCTGACTACTCGACCTCAGAGACCTACTAGGGGCATagggctgtaaaagttcaatAATATATGGTGGTGCTTGTTGTTGAAGAGCCttaaaagttaaaaccaaaatcttaaaatggacTCTAGATTCGACAGGAAGCCAATGTAACTGCTTAAGCAACGGTGTTATATGTGAAAATTTAGAAGCTTTCGTCAAaagtcttgctgcagcattctgaacgatCTGCAGACGCTCCAAGGAACCTTTgtttaaacaagtaaacaggGAATTGCAATAGTCCAGTCGTGatgagataaaagcatgaataacaatCTCCAGTTCGGTATAGGATATTATAGAGCtcaatttagaaatatttcttaaatgataaaagcagGACCGAACAAGAGATTTAACATGACTATCTAGCGTAAGAGCAGGATCAAGGATAATCCCTAAGTTCCTGACAGATGGTTTTACAAACGCTGAAAGAGGACCAAGAGCATTTATTATACTAGGTATATGTCTATCTGGGGCACATAAGAGGACTtcggttttattttcatttagttgGAGGAAGTTTTCAGCCATCCAGCCTTTAATGGTTTCCAagcacacatttaaaagccGCAGCTTAGAAGCCTCCTCCAGTTTAAAAGATATATAGAGTTGGATATCGTCCGCATAACAATGGTAACAAATATCCTCAAAAGGGCTCAGAATGTGCTGGAGAGGGAGTAAATAAACTAGAAACAGTAATGGCCCTAGCACAGAGCCTTGTGGCACACCAAAAGACAGAGACGCAGAAGATGATCTATACTTAGAAACTGCCACAGAGGAAAATCGGTCAGAGAGATACGAGGAGAACCATTTCAATGCAGTCCCAGAGACACCGACCCAGTGTTTCAGCCTGTTAAGTAAAATAtagtggtcaacagtatcaaaggccGCCGTAAGATCCAACattaagagaacagaacatttaCCTGCATCGCTTTGTAACAAAATGTCATTAGAAACTCTAAGAAGGGCTGTTTCAGTGGAATGAACTTTACCAAAGCCAGATTGAAATTTGTCGAAAATactatatttatctaaaactgcTGTAAGCTGCTTAGCCACGATCTTCTCTAGAATCTTAGCAATTAACGGAATTTTTGAGATTGGTCTATAATTGCTAGTGAGAGATGGGTCCAGCATAGGCTTTTTTAACAAGGGATGTataacagcagttttaaaataggCAGGGACTATGCCCGAGGCCAAGGAGGTATTAATTATAGTAAGAATACAGGGACCAGTAgagtaaaagacatttttgaataatGATGCAGGTAAGAAATCAAGAGAGCAAGAGGATAATTTTGTTGCACTAACTATTTTTCCCAGCTCTGGTAGTGAAACAGGTGAAAAACCTTCTAAAACAACAGGCCGAGCTGGAGTGGGAACTGACAGCGCAGACGCTGAAAAAGACAAGTTTTTCCTTATGTTGCtaattttttctaaaaagaaagcaagaaaagttTCACAATCTTCAACAGAAGAAATAatggcagcaggtggagcaggagtaataatattagtaatagtatcaaataaaactttaggATTACCTCTGCTCTTTGCAACCAACTGAGAAAAGTAAGCAGCCCTCGCAACTCTAATAGCATTGTTAAAGGAGGCTAAAAGATCCTTTAAATAAAGGAGATGAACATTTAAGTGAGTTTTCCTACATAACCGCTCAGCTTTACGACAATTACATTTTATAAGACGAATGTTGTCATTTAACCAGGGTACAGACTTGGAAACAGGCACAGGTCTCATTTTAATCGGACAGATTTCATCTAAGATCGAAAGACAATGATAACTGAATAGATCTATAGAAAAATCAACATCGTTTTGTGGGgataatgttaaattaaaagcatcagagaacttctgtgcTGAGGAGGAGTTTAAGGTGCGGGAAATAACTGTCCGATGAACAGGAGACATAGGCTCATAAAAAGACatattaaaaaagacacaataatggtcagaaataaaaatgtcctaagaacaaatataatcaatattcagacccaaagaaaaaacaaggtcCAGTGTATGGCCTTTGTTATGTGTAGGACCAGATACATGTTGGATAAAATGAAAAGAGTCCATGATGCTGGTAAAACCCCTAGCAAAGAGGTCGGACTGATCATCAACATGTATATTAAAATCTCCCACAATTTAGACAACCTCATAGTAGAGGACAGAAAATCACTAAACTCAGCTAAGAACGAGCTGTTTGGGCCAGGAGGGCGATAAACCAACGCACAGTAAAAAGGATCCTTCTTTCCGATTTTGATAAGCTGCAGTTCAAAAGACAGAAAGTGTCCAACTTTCACTGAATGGCAGTTAAAACGGCTCCGAAATGCCACCGCGAGGCCTCCTCCACGACCAGATCCTCGAGGCTGGCAAATGACAGAGAAGCCATTTGGGCACATTTCAATAGTAGACGAATAATCCGAACCCCGTTGCCAGGTCTCAGTCAAAAACAGGAAGTCCAGATTTTTAGAAACAATAAAATCGTTAAGCACAAACGATTTATTCGTCAAAGATCGGGCATTAAAGAGCGCCATAGACAGCGGGGTGAAAACATTGTTGTTGGAAGAAGCTCAAGTTTCTCGAATTAAAGGGCGTAAATTCTCGGGATCAGAGCCTTCACGTTCATATATTCCACTCACCGAGGGGATGAAAGGCCAGTCGGCAGGAGAGTCTGGATGAACCCTTCTGAGACAACACAGCCTCGGAGAGCCGGGCCCCCTATATCCAAGTAGGGCCTTGGGAGACAGATTTCTCTCCGTATAGTCATGTGCGTAGGCAACAGAAAACGCCCGACGTCGCTTTCCAATCAGCCCCCGCCGCCAGAGGAGCCTAAACTTCACCTGGATGCCCGatctctttcctcttcttctccgtAGTCTACGGGGAACGCTGAAAGCGCTGGCCGAAGATCCAGTCACAGGCAGAGGGTGGAAGGTACCAAAGGAGTGCGGGGGAAAGTGGGGAGAATGGAAAGTCCcacaaaaggaagaagaaaaaacatctttgGCCGTCATTGACGAACGGATGGATAA
This genomic window from Astatotilapia calliptera chromosome 16, fAstCal1.2, whole genome shotgun sequence contains:
- the LOC113008495 gene encoding trace amine-associated receptor 13c-like; the protein is MEETELCFPQLFNSSCVRQKHSQIEAVFIYTPLSSISVLTTILNLLVIISIAHFKQLHTPTNLLLLSLAISDFFVGLIMACQISLLDGCWFLGDHMCALYSSLDYIATSASVGTMVLISADRYVAICDPLHYPTKITIKRVSVSICTCWACSILYNSLIMKDNLKQPGRYNSCSGDCVVVIDYFVGIFDFVLTFVGPVIVIIVLYLRVFAVAVSQARAMRSHITALRLQGSETVHAKKSELKAARTLGVLVIAFLICLFPFFCSSMVGQNSFFDIRSVPFERLLFYFNSCLNPLIYTFCYPWFLKSIKLIVTFKIFRHGSSEASIL